GCATTTTTTTTCGTGTGATTTCCTCCATGATTTTCTCCTTTTGTTTTCAGCCTTATCCCCTTGATTATATCAAAACTTAACCGGGTTGAACACCGATAACACTCAGCTCTTGAGCGGTTTTTGGCACCCAGGACCTTCAATTTTCCCTCGCCAGATTCTTCAGCCAGTTCCCTTGACGGTAGCGAAGATAAAACAGGGTTCCCTTAACCCCTTCCGCCACAAGCATGCTGTAGAGTACCCCTTGGATTCCCATTTCCAGTCGGATTCCCAGGAGCCAGGCCAGAGGAATCTGCAGGGCCCAAAACCCGAAAATGGTAATCCATAGATTCGCCCAGGTATCCCCGCCGCTTCGGAGAATATAGGGAAAGATCACATTAAGAATCTGGGTATAAATAATAATCAGTACTAAGGGAACCGCCCGCAATCCCATATTCAGGGTGGTCTCTTCCAAATTGAAAAGACTGAAAATTTCTCTGGAAAAAGTAAAAATAATTATATTTAGTCCCGTAGCCACAATAAAGGCGGTGAGGATCCCCGCATTGGCTTTTTCCTTGGCCCTTTGAAAGGCACCGCCCCCCAGTTCGGCGCCGACAATCCCCACGTTGGCCGCTGCCATTGCGGAAATGGCGGTTAAGGTAATGGTTTGAAAAATCTTTAAAATTTCATAAACCGCCACTTCCTGAACCCCGATGGTGAAAATAATCCGGGTATACACCGTCATGGCCAGCTGCCAGGCGGCACCGTCCAAGGCCATGGGCACGCTTATGGACACCAGCACTTTAAACAGCAGGGGATCAAAACCCGGTCGAAAGGGAATGTTAAGCTTTCGTAAATATCCCTTGACCAAAAAGAGCAAAATCCCAAACTCCAGGGCTCTTGAGATCAAGGTGGCGTACGCCACTCCCGTAACCCCCCACTCCAGCACAAAAATAAAGTAGGCATTCAGCATTGTATTGATCCCCATGGAAATGAAGGTGGCCACCATGGGATAGGTGTTTTTCTTAAGGGCCAGAAAGACTCCGGAAAAGCTGGCGGAGAGCAGTAACAGGGTGGTGGACAGGGCGATAACCGAGAAATAGGCCGTGGCCTCCTCCAAAGCTCCCCCGGAAATGTTTAGCCAGGTAAGAAAAACCTCCCCACGGAAACGAAAAAGCACCGTGACCAGTACACCGATCATCAGTCCCGTGCTCAGCATTGTGGAAAACAGTTTCCCAAACTTATGGATTTTCTTTCCCCCCAGGTATTGGGACAATAGAATGGAAAGCCCCGCAGAAATCGCCATGAATATGGTCAAAAATAAGCTAAAGAGCTGATTGGATCCACCAACACCTGCAATGGCCTGTTCTCCCAGCTGGCCCACGAATAATTTATCCACGGAGCCCAACAGGCCCCGCAGGGTGTTTTGTATCATTAAGGGCAGGGCAATGATCAGTAACCCCTTTACATGTGTTTTTTTCATCATACACTCCTTTGAAGGCTGGGACATCGGTCATTCTTTTCTTATGCTAGTATCGTACCCCATTCTCCTTTAAGACACAAGGTTTCCTCCCCGAAGATTTTTGTAACCCAGCCCCGGAAGGTACAAACTGCTCGCCGCATTATTCAATCTTTCTCATAACATAAAATACATAGCCGTATTCCGAGGAGTAGTTTTTAAAGAGCTCCACTTCTTCCAGTTCCTCATCCAGGCTGCGCTCCCATTTCCCATCTCCCTGATGCTCCACTCTCAATTTTTCAATCCGCCGGATCAGTGGACGGTAATAAAACTTCCACCAGGCCTCCTTTGGAAGAATAAAATGGGCCAGGGGAACATAGCCGCTGTCTTCAATGATTTTCATGTTTTTGGATATGGTGCTGATGCCGGGATAATGCTT
The sequence above is drawn from the Isachenkonia alkalipeptolytica genome and encodes:
- a CDS encoding MATE family efflux transporter: MKKTHVKGLLIIALPLMIQNTLRGLLGSVDKLFVGQLGEQAIAGVGGSNQLFSLFLTIFMAISAGLSILLSQYLGGKKIHKFGKLFSTMLSTGLMIGVLVTVLFRFRGEVFLTWLNISGGALEEATAYFSVIALSTTLLLLSASFSGVFLALKKNTYPMVATFISMGINTMLNAYFIFVLEWGVTGVAYATLISRALEFGILLFLVKGYLRKLNIPFRPGFDPLLFKVLVSISVPMALDGAAWQLAMTVYTRIIFTIGVQEVAVYEILKIFQTITLTAISAMAAANVGIVGAELGGGAFQRAKEKANAGILTAFIVATGLNIIIFTFSREIFSLFNLEETTLNMGLRAVPLVLIIIYTQILNVIFPYILRSGGDTWANLWITIFGFWALQIPLAWLLGIRLEMGIQGVLYSMLVAEGVKGTLFYLRYRQGNWLKNLAREN